In one Umezawaea sp. Da 62-37 genomic region, the following are encoded:
- a CDS encoding DUF3375 domain-containing protein — protein sequence MSDIPGELARVRGAYEQPTLTLLHQRLAPVVIAVFRSSFGREVRSIPAPRLHDQVDTYLDELRLAGVSELPTGSGRDLCLKWMRGQWLVRSTDEDGTEVYSLTSHAQDALTLVTSLTRERASLSEHRIATIVNAVRRFNTEVNPDRAARVDILDSEIARLTAERDRLLSGGELPQVSADYMLEGFGELIQLVAALPSDFARVEEAFTGLRSDILASFRAEQRAAGEVIDDYLARADSLMTATAEGRAFEGAFALLSDDELLLQLRQDLAALLIHPLADEILLDVDRRELRGTVALIRSGMERVLVRRSRVTATLREYIVTHDITRDRELDATLRQIDAELATWMKTAGPRALVPLELLPPRLEVTHLRERFHNTDPDAGPPPLNDVSSHRPTAVSLTELLAQGGPSLDLLRRELHRALTGEQPLTSLGALFAGLDPDLRRPVEIFGLLHLATNLPGLDQHEDAEAYRAIRSDGSTRELAVPRVAPRDVVRPTPTSDVSTPAARTEKDR from the coding sequence GTGAGCGACATACCCGGAGAACTCGCCCGCGTTCGCGGCGCCTATGAGCAACCCACGCTCACGCTGCTGCACCAGCGGTTGGCGCCAGTCGTGATCGCCGTCTTTCGCAGCTCGTTCGGTCGCGAGGTGCGTAGCATCCCGGCACCGCGACTGCACGACCAGGTTGACACCTACCTCGATGAGTTGCGGTTGGCCGGTGTGTCGGAGTTGCCGACCGGGTCGGGACGCGACCTATGCTTGAAGTGGATGCGCGGCCAGTGGCTGGTGCGCAGTACTGACGAGGACGGCACCGAGGTCTACTCCCTGACCTCCCATGCCCAGGACGCCCTCACTCTGGTCACCAGCCTCACCCGTGAGCGCGCCAGCCTCTCCGAGCACCGCATCGCCACCATCGTCAATGCTGTCCGCCGCTTCAACACGGAGGTCAACCCCGACCGTGCCGCCCGTGTCGACATTCTCGACAGCGAGATCGCACGCCTGACCGCTGAACGCGACCGCCTCCTCAGCGGTGGAGAACTGCCACAGGTGTCGGCCGACTACATGTTGGAGGGGTTTGGTGAACTCATCCAGCTCGTCGCGGCGCTCCCGAGTGACTTCGCTCGAGTGGAAGAGGCGTTCACCGGGCTGCGCAGCGACATCCTGGCCTCCTTCCGCGCCGAGCAGCGGGCCGCTGGCGAGGTCATCGACGACTACCTCGCCCGCGCTGACTCGCTGATGACCGCGACCGCTGAGGGGCGTGCCTTCGAAGGGGCGTTCGCGCTTCTCAGCGACGACGAACTGCTGTTGCAGTTACGCCAGGACCTCGCCGCGTTGCTGATACACCCGCTGGCCGACGAGATCCTGCTCGACGTTGATCGCCGCGAACTGCGTGGCACCGTCGCCCTGATCCGCAGCGGCATGGAGCGCGTCCTGGTTCGCCGCAGCCGTGTCACGGCGACCCTCCGCGAGTACATCGTCACCCACGACATCACCCGCGATCGCGAGCTCGACGCCACTCTGCGGCAGATCGATGCCGAATTGGCCACCTGGATGAAGACCGCTGGGCCTCGTGCCCTCGTTCCCTTGGAACTGCTCCCTCCCCGCCTGGAGGTCACCCACCTGCGGGAGCGATTCCACAACACTGACCCCGACGCCGGTCCTCCGCCCTTGAACGACGTCAGCTCGCACCGGCCTACCGCGGTGTCCTTGACCGAATTGCTTGCGCAGGGCGGTCCGTCCCTGGATTTGCTTCGCCGCGAACTGCACCGTGCACTGACCGGCGAACAACCGCTGACCTCGCTCGGCGCGCTGTTCGCTGGCCTCGACCCCGATCTGCGCCGCCCTGTCGAGATCTTTGGATTGCTGCACCTGGCGACCAACTTGCCGGGACTGGACCAGCACGAGGACGCCGAGGCTTACCGGGCCATCCGGTCAGACGGCTCCACGCGCGAATTAGCCGTGCCGCGCGTAGCGCCCCGTGACGTTGTGCGCCCCACACCAACCTCAGACGTCTCCACCCCAGCCGCCAGAACGGAGAAAGACCGATGA